A region of Necator americanus strain Aroian chromosome I, whole genome shotgun sequence DNA encodes the following proteins:
- a CDS encoding hypothetical protein (NECATOR_CHRI.G2907.T1), with protein sequence MSDVLTAEIVQLIAAARAIIGTNQVPEEALPIDEAQLSDVNIEIIVAHSSCGKNCSRAIPVELWTIRREWDSQQTGLAPLFLKNAIRSHLHFSQLNSWVSTLNGRMPDGVCCTYRICSHECELGSVDVVTEHTFPVCRINRQSILVVSVKYIKGEKMPLPVGLCLTLGGLVSDQWLVPSPVGSPADDSPLTHSTEDIAISSLKHKPLSGATPPSPDGPSPKFAAVAGPHDERPARRVLSACSLSSHQEDVRNSKEIDILVSRLQTIQGERGRQRTKSGGSVFNKVTGLPLHSSPAPLFRQRNSLSASDIVLPDSRINRHQPGSLLGNFEESALNGRLDPVKRLEGFKLQLAASGAFSSPHTSLPVTAYFFDLNDSETAPSPYLGTCSLESLGKRGYRVPKQGIIQATLFNPQDTVVKVFVVAYDMTDMPPSSQTFIRQRTFLSNDDEMTKVDKHLVNLIHFRLATDRRCRLYLHTDIRMLFSQDNTLDALNLELKGRVGHDSARYRLLAETELPRHPRYSPKK encoded by the exons ATGAGCGACGTGTTAACTGCAGAGATAGTGCAGCTTATCGCAGCCGCTCGAGCTATTATCGGCACAAATCAGGTTCCTGAAGAAGCACTGCCGATCGATGAAGCACAGCTGAGCGACGTTAATATCGAG ATCATCGTTGCTCATTCTTCATGTGGTAAGAATTGTTCGCGAGCGATTCCCGTGGAGCTGTGGACGATTCGCAGAGAATGGGATTCACAACAAACG GGTCTTGCTCCtttgtttctgaaaaatgCCATAAGATCTCATCTACATTTTTCCCAGTTGAACTCTTGGGTTTCTACTTTAAACGGTCGTATGCCTGACGGTGTATGCTGCACATACAG aatttgttCCCATGAGTGTGAATTGGGAAGTGTCGATGTCGTGACCGAACATACTTTCCCCGTGTGTCGAATAAATCGTCAAAGCATTTTAGTCGTCTCGGTGAAGTAcattaaaggagaaaaaatgccACTCCCTGTCGGACTTTGCCTTACACTAGG tgGGCTAGTAAGCGATCAGTGGCTTGTGCCTAGCCCTGTAGGATCACCAGCTGATGACAGTCCGCTGACACATTCTACCGAAGATATCGCCATTTCGAG ccTAAAGCACAAACCGTTGTCCGGTGCAACACCTCCAAGTCCTGACGGCCCTTCTCCCAAGTTCGCGGCCGTGGCTGGTCCTCATGATGAA CGCCCTGCTCGCCGGGTACTGTCAGCGTGTTCGTTGTCGAGTCATCAGGAAGATGTGCGAAACTCGAAAGAGATCGACATCCTAGTGAGCCGCTTACAGACGATACAAGGAGAACGTGGTCGTCAGCGAACGAAAAGTGGGGGGTCCGTATTCAACAAA GTTACTGGGTTACCCCTTCATTCGAGCCCAGCTCCTTTGTTCCGGCAAAGAAA CAGTTTATCAGCTTCTGACATTGTTCTACCTGATTCTCGCATAAATCGTCACCAACCGGGCAGCCTGTTAGGAAACTTTGAGGAAAGTGCCTTGAATGGTCGACTTGATCCAGTGAAAAGATTGGAGGGCTTCAAACTACAATTAG CCGCATCCGGTGCCTTCTCTTCTCCGCATACCTCACTGCCTGTGACTGCATACTTTTTCGATCTTAACGATAGCGAAACAGCTCCATCACCTTACCTG GGTACTTGCTCATTAGAGTCGCTGGGGAAACGTGGTTACCGTGTACCCAAACAGGGAATTATTCAAGCG ACTCTTTTCAATCCGCAAGACACTGTTGTGAAAGTGTTCGTAGTTGCATACGATATGACAGACATGCCGCCGTCATCACAGACATTCATACGGCAAAGAACATTTCTCAGCAATGACGATGAGATGACGAAAGTGGACAAGCATCTCGTCAATCTTATCCACTTCCG ATTGGCCACCGATCGCCGGTGTCGTCTGTATTTGCACACCGACATTCGGATGCTTTTTTCACAGGACAACACATTGGATGCGTTGAATCTGGAGTTGAAGGGTCGTGTCGGTCACGACTCTGCTCGCTATCGTCTCCTTGCAGAAACTGAGTTGCCACGCCACCCACGATATTCGCCTAAAAAATAG
- a CDS encoding hypothetical protein (NECATOR_CHRI.G2908.T1), producing MQYFLGQDANLSSSISKREMIPQLCQTPYPRLEAEDSGLILVHICKISVGNAYDTDSLKSMRRTELPNEQMVDCS from the coding sequence ATGCAATATTTCTTGGGGCAAGATGCAAACCTTTCCTCATCGATATCGAAAAGAGAGATGATACCACAGCTATGTCAAACCCCATATCCCAGGCTGGAAGCAGAAGACAGCGGCTTAATTTTGGTTCACATATGCAAAATAAGCGTTGGAAATGCATATGACACCGATTCCCTGAAATCAATGCGGCGTACTGAGCTACCCAACGAGCAAATGGTTGATTGTTCGTaa
- a CDS encoding hypothetical protein (NECATOR_CHRI.G2909.T2) — protein MNANSSICRVTCEKIALVPSRLQAEFPMMRPFRTTFLGIIISFDLARLAVSSGAGSHQPQMLGYLLFHRDNCKNWSQLVSHSGISTLCAVSSAQ, from the exons ATGAACGCTAATTCATCGATTTGTCGTGTTACATGCGAAAAGATTGCTCTTGTACCATCTAGGCTACAAGCAGAGTTTCCTATGATGCG TCCTTTTCGCACCACTTTCCTCGGCATCATAATTTCATTTGATTTGGCTCGTCTCGCTGTCTCTTCTGGTGCTGGCAGTCATCAACCACAAATGCTCGGGTATCTCTTATTCC ATCGGGACAACTGTAAAAACTGGTCGCAATTAGTGTCCCATTCCGGTATTTCCACTCTCTGTGCTGTTTCCTCCGCACAATAG
- a CDS encoding hypothetical protein (NECATOR_CHRI.G2909.T1), producing MNANSSICRVTCEKIALVPSRLQAEFPMMRPFRTTFLGIIISFDLARLAVSSGAGSHQPQMLGYLLFLIYRDKFKAARTAWICLQFVI from the exons ATGAACGCTAATTCATCGATTTGTCGTGTTACATGCGAAAAGATTGCTCTTGTACCATCTAGGCTACAAGCAGAGTTTCCTATGATGCG TCCTTTTCGCACCACTTTCCTCGGCATCATAATTTCATTTGATTTGGCTCGTCTCGCTGTCTCTTCTGGTGCTGGCAGTCATCAACCACAAATGCTCGGGTATCTCTTATTCC TAATATATAGGGACAAATTTAAGGCAGCTAGGACTGCTTGGATATGTTTGCAATTCGTTATATGA